TAAGAAAGAATTTCAAACTAAAGTTGCCATCATTGGCAGCAGCCACCACACCCACTTGGCCAGGCTCAGAGGCTTCTGTGCGAAAGGTACTCACCGGCTTCTTGCCTATGATTATGTGGCATCTTTGGATAGATGGATCTTCAGTATAAATGAAGGCGGCTCAACTTTGGGCTGGGAAATGAGATTCGATGTAGCTCTGGGTATTGCTAAAGGATTAGCTTGTCTTCATGAGGGCTGCAACATAAAGATTGGTCACTGTGATATAAAACCTGAAAATGTGCTTCTGGATGAAAATTACCAAGCCAAGGTCTCGGACTTTGGTTTGGTAACAGAGTCGTGTAGTTACAACAGTGAGGGGTACTACTAGAGGGTACTTGGCACCTGAATGGATTACAAACCATGCCATATCAGAGAAAAGTGACGTATATAGCTTTGGCATGGTTCTACTTGAAATCATCGGGGGAAGAAGGAACTTTAATCCAGCAGAGAATTCATAAAAAAGCCCATTTCCCTTCTTATGCACTCAAGATGGTGGAAGAGGCAAGTTGAAAGAAATATTAGATCCATAACTGATGATCAGAGGGTTTTTATTGCAATTAAAGTTGCTGTATTGTGTTTATAAGGGAACATGTCCCCAAGACCATCCATGGCTAAAGTAGTTCAAATGCTTGAAGGTGTCTGTGATGCCCCTTCGCCTTCAAGCTTCTCTGAGATGGGGACCAACTTCTTTAAAAATTTTGTTAGACCAATCAGAGAGGGTGCTTTACCTGAACTCTTATATGGACATGATGACACAAACTTTTCGGCTGTGCAACTATCGGGTCCAAGATAATTCAATGATAGATGTATGCTAATGATGAGGAAACAACTATTCAGGTGGGTAAGGTTGAACAAATCACAGATCCCGCAAGGTTCCACCATTAGCCTCTCTTTTATAGTTCTTGCAATAAGATAACTATCTTGCAAATTCCTTTGTGGTGTCTAAATATATGTCAAGACTAAGTTAGTCCTTATAATGGTTTTTTTGGTGAAGAACAGCTTCTATCACTATTTTTCATATCTTCTTTTTTAGTAAAAAGCTGAGAAGAGAATTGGTTTAGTAATTCAGGGTGTGAGTAAAAAAATGACTCTCTTCGACCTCGAAAATGTCCTGTCTATGATCTTGCATAAGGTAGTACGTGATTTCTATTCCTTTGAGGAATAACATTGGCTATGGAATTACTTGACAGTTATGGAAGTAAAGCATCATGCAGCTTGCAAAACTTAAGTGCTCGCAAATTTGATTTGAAGCCACTCTTACTTTGAATTTAATTGAAAACAACGCACATTAACTTGGGAAAAAATTGTAAGCTCTCTGTAGCCATCCCCTCCATGGATCCATTATTGATGTAAAAATGTAAATTTATATTTGAAGATGTTGCAATCATTGAGCAGACTGCTAATCTTTAAGACAGCATGGTTATGGCTTTAATTCAACCTGAACCCTCCCCAGTCATTGATATAGCATGAGAGCCCTGTACACTGGGTGTTGCATTTTGCATTTTTGGTTCTGCACCTAACATAACACCACCTCCCCCCACCCCACACCCCACCCCCCCacgccaaatttttttttttaacctaacTAAAGGTTTGGGTACTTGCAATATAGGCCAATAGCACACCAGTGAGGAGGAATGAGCTTTAGTGGCTGTAGGAGGGTGAGGGATAGGCTTAGAATAACTTGGACCAggatagtaaggatttaacatCACTCTTGACTTTTTGAAGGATATTGCCTATACTGAATGGAGTGCGGAAAAGGCTTGGTGCTGGTTGCTGTTGTGTCATCTTGAACAAAACAGGTTGTCATTCTGAAGAGTAGTTTCAATAGTTTTGAGCACTGAAGGGATGACTTTCACATATATACGTCTCAGAAATTCACAGATACTAATATTGCTGACTCATAGTTCCTCAATTAAAAGTACAAATGAATTCTTTTAACTGGATTGGTTATCCAAACCATTTCTTGAGCAAAATTTGACAAAGGTCAGTGATCCTAACATTACCTAGAAGCGAAAActtatttcattaattttttttgggagaaTGAGAGCTCCAAGGGGCTCAAATAATCCAGAGCCATCCAAGAACAGAACCACTGACCAACCCAATTCCTAAGAAGACAGCCATCACAATTGCAGATATTTCTGCTTCTGTAGCGGGTACGGATTTAGGGGCGAGGATCATTGCAACGCTTGTCAAATATCCATTAGTCAATCCTAGCATAGATGTTAACAATACCACCGGTACCTCTGATTTCAGCCACCTCGGTCCATGGAGGCAACCTGTAAAGAGTGGGTAGAACAGAAGCCTGCCAATGCATGCCCACGTAGCCTTTCTGATACTCTTGAGAAGATGCAATGCAGTTAAGGACTTGCCAATGAAATCTGAAACATTATAAATAGCGATCAGCAAAATGGGGTACCAATCTTGTAGAAGCTCAGATTCCAAATCATCTGCTATGAATCCAGGAAATATGGACAGAGTTACAGTATAGATCATGAGAACTCCAAAAGCTGGCCACCGGATTTTTCTAGCCACCTCCCAAAATTTCGGCCTAGAGCTCTGCTCATCATCTTGAATCTGTCTGTAGTACTGCTGCATGACTTGCAGCTTGAACAGCAAGTTGCAGCAAACAATGCAGCCTAGCAGAATAAAGGTGCTGACTATAAAATAAAGGTGGGCACTTGTGCGTAGACCTTGCGGTGTCTGTTGAAGTGATGCCTTTGTTATGATCCTCAAGATGGACACTAGAACACCTGTGACCAAACGAAGTGATCATGGAACTAGCAAAATATAAAGTTAAGAGGCTTGTAGCATACATAGCTTGAGGAGAGCCTTCCCGGTTACTTAAGTGCTCTCCTGCTGTGCCATTTTTCGGGCTTTCATCAGGTGCCCCTTGTGACAATTACCATCTTAATTAAGAGTTCTATAAAAAAATGttgattttgatttagaaaattttctagaTTAAGTTACTCTAGGGCAAACAAAATTGATTGATTTGAACACCTTTCCACACGAATGGATTCCTAAAAATCAAGAGTGCAATTGAATCTTTTCTAAACTTGGTACTGTACCACCGCGATCACTAAGCATCAACTGGGAGACGTTTCTGTGAAAAAGCAAGGGTGGCAAGATCTCGAATCTCAAAACCATCATCTGGGAGACGTTTTTGTGTTAAGTCTATTTTGTCATGTGGGATGTTTTTAGGAAAAGCATGGGAGGGAAATGCAGTGCATTAAAATATAAATTCCAAGGGATTGTTGACTTGCAATTCCAGGTCTGATCTTTTTGACCTCTCTCTCCTAATCTCATGTTgcgtgcctttttttttttttctctctctaatgGCTTTAACAGAACAGAGTTATAGCGCCAAAtgcccaaaaaaaagaaaaggaaaaagaaaatccAGTAACTTTGTAGTGCCCATTAAATCCATTCTACAGCATATTTTATTCTAGACTCTGTACAGAATTCTCCTTTTTTCATGTGACTCGGTTAATAAAGGTGTTTGGCCTTATCCATCTTAGCCAACTTCATGTAACCTTCAATTTCGGAGTGCTTTATCAGAGCACCCACCATGTTCTCTGCAAGAAATTCTCATAGCTTCCATTTTATTGAGTTAGCTAATAGTTAGGAAGGACAAGtaaaaagtgtatatatatatatataaatggaagTTGAGATTTTACATGGTACCTGAAGAAGCAGTGCCAGCAAAAACTGCTTGCATATACTGCTTCGGCAGCTTTCCTGCAGACCCTATCAAACTCCCTCCAATCAAGCCATCAGCAAACCCACATATTACAACCGATGCAACAGTCATGATATACGCTCCACTTGTGCCCCCTCTACGCTCAGTGCTGCACCCAGCCCAATCCATGAATGGAGGCACCATCAGAGACGCAACAAAAATGGAAAATCCTAAGTTCATCCTCACTCTGAAACTCAGTTTCTCCCTCCAGCCAGCCCAACTTATCAATACAACTAGTACTAATACCGAAGAGCTCATGTAGGCCATGGAGAAAACCTTTTCGACCTCCTTGCCCGGATAAAGATGGCCAAAGTAATCGATAGCTGTGATTAAAGCATTCCATGGGAGCAAATTGCCAGCACCAAGCAAGAAATGGATCACATAGGCAATTCTATAGGTATCCCTGCAGGGCTCTCTTTGATCTTCAGGACCTTTCATATCTTCCATTCTCTGCATTCTTGCTCCCTTCCAAGTTCCTATGAAGAGACTTTAGTGGAACTCAAGCATATATCATTTAAATGGCGATTCAACACCACGAAAATGATTTCTTCAATATGGGGAACAAAGGTGGGGGGGTGTAAATAGGCCAAACTGAACTTGGCCTTGGCCTTGGCCTTTTTCTATCTTTAGATGGGACAAAGCTCACGAAGAATTATCGGTGTTCATTGTAGCTTAAATGGATCATGGACTAGGATGATTGGTTTGGTCTTGGAATCATGCTAGGGCTCATGCATGTAGAAAAAATTGTGCTTGTGCTGTGTGGGGACGGCAATGGATGGGTGGTATTGCAGGTACACTTTATTCTGCTGCTACACATGCCTAAGCTCCTCTGGCACTGTTGGAATATGTAGCACTTCCAAGAGTATCGTTTGCTAGTAACCAGTCTATATGGAATAATGTTAGGCCATAAGGTCCATAAAAGACATGGAATAGTCATGATTTCCACTTTTTTCCCTCCCAGTGTTCTTTCAATCTTTTCACCCAGCTGTATGAAGTACTTCACTTCTATTTTCCAATATGATTATGAGCCAATTTTGGCAATTACCCAATTGAACTATGTATGTGTATATGCAGTACACTGTTTTAGTGCAGTAAGCATACTTTTTGTCCTATAACACATGGAATGATTGAATGCAATAAGTGGGAGTTAGCTAGGGATCTTTATTTGAGTGTGATGGCTGGGGATTTTTCTTGATGGACTTGTGTTTGTCTTTACATGTTTCATTCCCATTTGAAATACTTTATGATTATATGTTTATGAAAGATTGAAATGCTTTATGATATGGTTATGAAAGAGTTGAAATGCTTTATGTGACTAAAATGAGTTCTGGAAGACGTACTACTAGTGGAGGCAGAAGTGATGTGCATGTATGCTACTCAGCGCCAGAGAGCTTATGGATGTTTTTTTCCTCTTCAGTGGTTGTTTTTCCCCTGCGAATTGTTTCCGAAGGGAAATTTCTTGTCCTTTTTCCAGAGGCAAAATTCTTGTCCTTTCTTTCCTAAAATTTTCAGCCTACTTAGGAAGTGGATTTCTATTttacctttctttttctttcaccCATTTCCCCCTCTTTTAATTGTAAAAAATGTCTATCCAAATAAAGTATTCATCCAGAAAGAGAAAGGAAGCATTTAGTCCTCAACAAGATTTTCAAGATGGGATTTGTTTTGTAGGACTGGTTTGAGAGAATTAGACAGGCTTAAATAGAATTGGACTGGACTAGGTATGATAGTTATGTAATCTTGTGTTTAGAATTCGATTTATAAAGGATACAATAAGGACATAAATAGAATTTATTTATTGGTTTTTATACCTAAAAAGTGTTAaccgtttctctctctctctctctctctgaactcTGCCTCCCTAGAAATTCTAGGCATATGTACTTGTCTTAATGCAGAAAACCCTTATGTTATATTTAGCAGCATGTATTTGGGATCTTAGatttaaatttggataaaatttaacataattttgCATTACATTGGgtctaaattcatacaaatttaaatttaaggtttTCTCCAAACATAAAATTAGAAATTTTTGAGACAGAGCACATACCTAGTGATCGAACCATGTGTATCATAGTCATTAATTGGCATCACAAAAACCCTAATACTACACCTATTCCTCCTTTCACATGCCTCAAAATTCGTTGCATTGCATCTAGATGAGCCTTTGTTTGGTTTCTGTATGAACCTGATCCCTCCAATACCAAATGATATGTCCAATCGTGTAATTGCAAGGTAGATAAGTCCATTCACCATTAGCATGTTGCTGTCACACATCTCAAGTTTTGCCGGCACAAAGTCTTGCATTTGTAGAAATAACAATAGAGAAAATGCTGCAGACCTGAAAACACTTTAAGACACGTTACAATATTATTTTCCTTAAAACGTGATTTGCTCCCACTAGATCAgtgtgtattgagtcagcaaatatgttttcaaaatataatgaaaCTCAAAATATAATCTGATATCAGTTTGCATTATACACATATGAAAAATTGATCACAAACACCCTCAAAAAAATCTGAACAAATTTTTGAagttttatttttgtaaaaaacaAAACTCAGGattgaaaaagatataatttgtgaaaacttTTTGAGAGAAATAAAATGAGAGAATGATTGAATATTTCCATAATTCTTGGATTTAATTTTGTCTTTAAATAGACAGAAACAGTTTGAAATATATTCAATCTTTCTTCGTGTTCAGTAGACCTGGTTGCACTTCTCATGCGTCAACTAAATGCACCACTAACGCCCTACAACCCACACCACATGCGCACGAGCGTACGGACGGTGCTAGGGTGCATTAGGGTACACACTATCAATATCTCTTAACCAACTTTAAGAAATTATCCCactttatcatttattaatgacttttttcttttccactctttccaatgtgggacaaaccctcATAGCAATAAATGCTCCTCATGAAAGCTTTAGAGAATTCATAAATGGAAGACTTTGAAAAACCCATAAAATTgattatgttaaaaaaatatttcaacagcATTTACTTCCATTAAAGTAGAGAGTGGATTGCAACATAAGAACAACCCTCCATTGGTTTGCTTCACCTCAAGATCAAGAAATTTCTTATTAAATTGGAAATGACTTGGATAGTGTTTCAGAGTGTatattttagattttaattttagATTGGGGTGGACtcgaataaattttaatataattatatattatatcttatccaaatttaatattaatccaaattcaagacctcttcatcctttttcttttttaaaggcAAGAAAATGCCTTGATCTTTGTTAGCTGGTGGGATGAGACCAATCATCTCTAGCGCCCATCTGCATGGAGTAAGCATCTTCCCTGTAGCGTATTGGATAATCTGAATCCTTCAACTAGACCACACCAAAATTTGTCAAGCCCATCCCAATTTAACTTGCCAAACAAACAAACATTAGTATGAATAACTCCAAGCATAGAACTTTCACCCTAAATAATTAGCATGCCCTTGATCTTAATAGATTAGATTTTAAAACGTAACTGAGTTTGGAACTTTCAGCCTAAAAGCATTCAATTCCAAGTCTAGAGCACCAAATATGGAGTACTCATTTTCCATTTAAACTCCCCATTAATGGAAAACGAACTCTCCCCTCCCAAACAACTCCTATGTACATCCCTTCCTACTTAAATTCCCCACTAATGGAAAAGAATTCCCCCTCCAAGGTGAGGAGATGAAAATTGGGGTTCGAGGCCTAGGTTCATCACCTCATCCTGCAAAAAAGGCGAGAATAGAATTCAAGAATTTTGTTTAGGTAAAGGAAATAAGAAaggaatttatttttttcttacattttctatttttattaaatactattaaataaaaaaatatttgtaatgtgattaaaattttttaaaaattaaaatattaatgatgtgcagaattaaaattgtattcattgatttggtatattttttattttcattttccttgatgACCGAACATAAAAAGGTGGGGATCTTGTTTAGGAAAAAGTTTTCGACAAATGGGCTCTCCTTATATTTTAACATATGAGCTCTCCCCATTTTTGACTGATGAACTTCACCCATATTTTGACAGGTGAGCTCATATTGACGAACGAGTTCTACTCATATTTTAATAGATGAGTTCTACTTATACACGATAGTAAGCTTCGCTCATAGAATTATAGATTTACTTGTCTCAAAATGATGAGATTTAGTTATAAAATTGTATGGTTACACAATTATATTTGGATGGTAAATTCTATTTGACCACCACTCAAGACACCTCAACTCATAATTGCGTAGCAAAGCTTCCTCAGTTCATGAATTATTTTGATTCAACTACTAATTTAATAAGAGTCTagacatttttaatttattttcttttgttatttaaCTTATAATTGTTAAATTTAACATGGTAGAATATCTCAAGATTACTCCTAAGCTTGATAATTGATTTCTAAGCTTAAGATTGGGGGCAACTGATGtggaataaaataaatatttacaatAAAGGGACCAAACGTTTTCCTGGGTATTGCTCAAGATGATTATAGAGGAAAACTAATAatgttaagaattccacttgtgagtttgtcccacattaaaaaatttgaatggatgatgagtgcttatatacataattgtgccCAATACCTAATaagcttaaacttttggatcaagttagtgttcacccatgtgtatcaagtccacccatggactccttcggt
This window of the Malania oleifera isolate guangnan ecotype guangnan chromosome 6, ASM2987363v1, whole genome shotgun sequence genome carries:
- the LOC131157802 gene encoding G-type lectin S-receptor-like serine/threonine-protein kinase SD2-5 — protein: MKKLEGIGQGKKEFQTKVAIIGSSHHTHLARLRGFCAKGTHRLLAYDYVASLDRWIFSINEGGSTLGWEMRFDVALGIAKGLACLHEGCNIKIGHCDIKPENVLLDENYQAKVSDFGLVTESCSYNSEGYY
- the LOC131157966 gene encoding equilibrative nucleotide transporter 8, which codes for MQRMEDMKGPEDQREPCRDTYRIAYVIHFLLGAGNLLPWNALITAIDYFGHLYPGKEVEKVFSMAYMSSSVLVLVVLISWAGWREKLSFRVRMNLGFSIFVASLMVPPFMDWAGCSTERRGGTSGAYIMTVASVVICGFADGLIGGSLIGSAGKLPKQYMQAVFAGTASSGVLVSILRIITKASLQQTPQGLRTSAHLYFIVSTFILLGCIVCCNLLFKLQVMQQYYRQIQDDEQSSRPKFWEVARKIRWPAFGVLMIYTVTLSIFPGFIADDLESELLQDWYPILLIAIYNVSDFIGKSLTALHLLKSIRKATWACIGRLLFYPLFTGCLHGPRWLKSEVPVVLLTSMLGLTNGYLTSVAMILAPKSVPATEAEISAIVMAVFLGIGLVSGSVLGWLWII